TTAGGGTAGTGGAACTCAAACCGCACAAAAGCATCCAAGTCATCAGGGGTCACCCCTATGAGGGAGAAACAGAGTCAGAGGGAGTGGCCAGGAGCTCAGTTCTTGATGTGGAGGGAGAGCCAGTGTGTCCACACTGGCTGGAGGCGGAGTGTCTGGGCAAGAGTCTCTCGGAGTAAGGGTGGCCCTGGGTTACCTGGAGGAGCTGGGAGGTTCATTCCCCGGACAATGATCAGATGCATTTCTGTGCTGTTGAGATCTGAGAAGATCCTACAGCCaacaagaaaggaggaaaagccCAAGTGAAGGAGAGTGGTGGAACAAGGTTCCTGTTCCCATGCCTGCCAGTCGTGGCCAGGAGGAGGGTGTGCCCAGGGGGAAAGGCTTGCCTCAGCTAGAAGTGGCTGTGCTGGTACTCAAGTCTCAGTTTCCAACTCCCAGTCCAGAGATCTTTGCACACAACTGGACCAGCTCTGAGCAAATCACAGGCAGTCCCCACATGCTGCTACTCGCCACCCACAGTGCCTACGGCAAGGCCAAGCCTTGGGAAGCTACACAAAAGGCTTCAGGCTCCAGGCCTGGCTCCCAGCCTCTGGCCCCGTCCCTATACAGGCCTCCACCCAAGAGCCGCTCGCTCGCTCAGGCTTTCACACCTTACAGTCTGGAACGTCTTCAACTCAAAGTGGTGGCTGGGAGGGTCGAGGCCCTGGGCCtgggccagctgcaggatctcaAGCTGCTTTTTGCGGTCCTGAGCAAGCTTTTCAAACCTGGCAGGGAGGGGTGTGCAGATTAGCATGGCAGGGCTCGTTTTTTGCTGCCCATCCCACAAGGCTACCTTAGCCCCAGCCCTTGCACTTACCGGGTGGTCTCAGCTACATTGCCCTGGTGCATGAACTGCTTGGAGAATAGCAGGCACTTCTGAAAACAAGGGCCCAGCATGACAACAGAGCTCAGAGCAGGACCTGCCAACAGAGCTCAGAGCAGGACCTGCCTAGGTTGGCATTCAAAGGCCCATCTTCTTAAAGCTTCGACCTTCCTCTGTagccttctcctttccttccccaAACTCGTATCCCAAGGGCACCGTTCCCAAGTCCTATCACCTTTTTCTGCCTAAGTTTTGCTATTTCCAAAATTCACATGGCAACCTCCTATTCATTCTACAAAACACAATTCAAACATCACCTCAGAAGGCTTTCCAGAAGAGTAAGCAGCAGTTCATTTACatatatacacctactcctcacttatcgactatctcattatctgacattctgcatttatgacaacagtaaaaaatctattttGTACATTAACGATGTACATCTAGCAGTAACGAACACAGGTGCGAGAccagagtaacgctggctgtaatggttatgtgtcaacttagctaggtcatgattctcagtggtttggcagttatgtaatgatgtggtcatcctccattttgtgatctgatgtggtcatcttttTCACATTAAcaccaatttttgcataatgatctggtctttggaacataACCATGTCGGCACATgtgtatacataaatacatatgttTATACACATATACCTACATATACATTTCTACGtggatatatatatagttatgtgCCGCATAACAACCATCTGGGCAACGTCCAACCATATATACATCTCTGGTTCCACAGGGAACGGGAAAACAGGATGTAGCGGATTTAGGCGTGCTGCACTCGACAATCACAAtgatcctcaaaaacaaagaaaaaattctccaagctATTAAAGGATCAGCTTCAGTGAAAGCTATAAAGCTAACAAAAATGAGAGAGGGACCAATATCACACACGGAGAAAATTGTTAATGACGCGGATTAAGGATCAAACACAAAAGTGAATCCCTCTGAACATGTGACTATCACTGCTAAGGCACAAAGCTTGTTtgagatgcttaaagaaaaagcaggaccagaCTATGACATCGAGTTTAGTGCTAGCTCTGGATGGTTTGAGCGCTTCAAACGATGTTTTTTGCTGCATAACGCGACGGTTAATGGTGAGTCTGTGAGTGCTGATGCGAAGGCAGCAGCAGAATTTGTAGAAACCTTCGGTAAACTACTTGCAGAGGGAGGTTATTTGCCCCAGCAAATTTTTAACGCCGACAAACCCTCCTTATTCTGGAAGCAGAAGCCTGAAAGGACCTTCACCCATAATATGGTGTTCGCAGAACATCCCAATCACATGAcatatttcacagaacgtatcatgACATTCAACGACACATGACTGCATTATCTCTCAACATTTCCTGCTCCCATCTGCAAAATACGTTACCCTCCACTCTGTTATGTGAACTTTGTAACCACCCTGAAAGGGGCATTAtcatcccattttgcagatgaggaagggTAAGTGCCTTACCCAAGCTAGAATTTGAAACCAGGCCTATCTGGTCTGAGCCCTTTCCCCAGAACAGGCTGTGGGCACCGAAAGGGGGAACACAGACAAGAGACCTACTGACCTCATGTTGCTCCAGAAGCATTTTTTGTAGCTGGGCGTACACCTCCTCAGCCTTCTGGGAGAGTCGCAGGTCCTCATGGTGGATGAGGATGAAGTCACCCTCCTCATCCGTCAAAGGTGAAGGCACCTGCCCAGGTCACAAGGCCCCTCAGGGGCCCCAAGAGTCAGATTAATCCTCTACTGAGCCCAGCAAAGGCAGGAATCTCATCTAAatgttcttcagcttctactAAACTCCATTAACGGAAGCTCACTGCCTTCCATTCTACCCCAGGCTGCTGGAACACTCTATCCCCCTGGCCTTGTCACCTCTAACCACAGAACGCCCTCCTGCCCTTCCCTGGCCTCTCTTGGGGCCATGGGGTAGACTCCTTGCCAGGCTGCCCACACAGCCTGTCCAAATCCTGCCTCATCCAAGAAGTGGTCCCAGTTTAGTCCTCTGCCTCCCACTGCATGTCCACCTCCTCTGCTTACCCAGCTGGGACTCACCTTGGAGAGGCTGACAGGGCGACCAGCTCGGGCCTGGAGGATCTGGGCCTCGAGGCCTTTGACCACCCGCAGATGGGCCTTGGCCTGCTCCAGGTCCTGGCCACGCTTGGCCTGCAGGGCTGCCCGCTGGTACTGCAGTTTCCGCGCCTCTAGCAGCACCAGCTGCTCCCGCACTGAAGGGAGAAGGACGCTGGCTGGAGCCACGCCTGCCCCTCACTAGACCCTTCATCCCTTCATTCCTCGTCTCAACTCACCAGATGGACTCAGTGACTCCTTAGAACTTGAGGCCTTGGGCTCAGGCAGTGGCTGGGATGAAGGGACCAGAGGCTGTGCCGGCTTCTTTGCCACTGGGGCCTGGGCTGGGGGCTCATCCTGCAGGTCCCAGAAGGCTGTTACAGAGAGATCTGTTCCCCACCCCAACCACAGCAGCTCCCAGACTTGAGCTCTCTTCCTAACATAGTAGTAATTTGCTGTGTGACCCAAGATCAGTGGCCTTCCCTCTCTGGGCCCTAGAGAATCTCAGGGCTAGAAGAAGCTTTAAAAGCTCTCTGGTCTAAACTCCCCAGAGAGAAAACAGCAGGGTAATCAAACCTGGGTTCTGGAGTCTGAAAGACCttggtttgaatcctagctctgctaAGTCCTAGCTGGACACCCTTGGTCAAGATTTTCTCAAAGAATACCTACCTCACTGGGCTCGTTAGTACGGATAATGTcaagcactgggtctgggtttaccCTGTTTCCTCCACCAGCCCCTGGGTCTTGGGCTCTGAGCCAAACCTCATCCTCCTCATCTTCCTCTGCTGGGGCTGTATCCTCTGACGTGGCCAGTTTCTGGGCAGCTGCAAGAGTAGCTGCCATTGCATCCTCCACAGTGCCCGCAGTGGGCTCCAGGCCAGGGATTGGAGGGAAGCCTGTGGAAGAGAGAGACAAAACTGGAGGAGTGGAATAGCCTCAGGGAAGCACCAAGCTGCTGAGGGCCCTTGTCTGGGTCTTCCCTGGGCATGGCCTGGGGGGGTGGCTTTCACAGGGTTTAGGCAGATATGTGAGGAATcacttccttctccttcccttcttgCACACAGACCTCCTCATAGAGCCCCTAGACCAACCCCCACTCACCTGGTGGAACAGGCAACTCAGCAAAGTCAACTTTCCGTCCCGCTCGGTGTGCCCGAATGGCATCCTGATATTGCTACAAGGGAGGGATGGGAGGGGCTGAGGGTGAGCAGCAGTTGGCAGGCTCCATGCCCAccagacacagagacaaggagAGGAAGGCCAATGGAAAGACAGCTCTGGAGGGAAAAAGGCCCCTGAGGCAACAAGAGTTCAGCGAGATGGACAGACACACCAAGACAGACTCAGAGAAGACCAGGGCCCGTCAGGGAAGCAGAGACGGCAACCAGCCAGGGAGAGCCCAGCAGAACAAGGACCGCACGGCTGCTGCCCACCTTGGCGATGCGCTCGTGCATCCGGGCCTTGCGCTCATCCCCACTGCCCCGGGCCTGGATGCCCGCCTCCCGGTACTTGTTGAGCCTCTGCTGCAGGGCATCCAGCACCGTCTGTGGCTCTGCAGGGGCCGCTTGAATCGGGGAGGGAGACGGCATCAGCTCTGcctgcccctccccagccccacccaATGGTCCCTCCATCCTGCCCTACCTGGGGTTGCTGGGGCATCAGCGGCCATCACTGGCTGTACTCGCTCCACTGCCGGGGGTATGACTGAGGGTGCTGTGGGGGCCTTGGAAGCCTGTGGCTTCACATCTGAGGGACCCAGAGCAGAGATGTAGGTGGGGGGCCCTGGCCAGCCCCAGCCCTGATACTCCTTCCCAACCTCAACCCAACAGACTGCCCCACCACTACCATACTGACCCTCAGGTGCTGGGGGCATGGCACTCAGGTCCACGGGCTGCCCCCTCTCCAAAGCCTCCAGGACAGCACCAAATCTCTACAGTAGGAAGAAAGGCAGGTGTCATTGTAAGCTAGGATCCCCGAGAGTCCGGCTGAAAGCAATGCCCCCTCAGGCCAATCTCACTCAAGTCTGGTCTACCTGTGTGACCTATCTCTCCCAGAGCCTCTGTTTACCCATCTGTGAAACGAGGGGTGGGACACAGGGCCTCTGAGCCAGATGCCCTACCTTCCCAATCCTCATGAGCTCTCGGGCACGATCCAGATCTCCAGCCCGCTTGGCACTGAGTGCAGCCACCTTGTACTCCCGCTGTCGGGCCAACAGCAGAGCCCTTGGGTCTGGGTCTGAATCCAATGGGGCAGAAATGCCAGGACTTTCCAGAGGGCTTGTCTCAGGCTGGGAAGAGATGTCTATGGGGAAACAAAAAGCCCAGAGAAAGGGCATAAGGGCCAAAGAAGGTGCACACCTTGGGTTCCAGTGCCTACATGCCTGGTCAGCCTGAAGACCTCTCAGTGAAGCGGCAATAAGGGCGAGGGACGGTGGTGTGAGGGGAGGCAGGCCATGGGTCCTGGCCCTGGGAACCACGACAGGATTTGAGTGTCTCCAGATACCTGGTTCCACAGCCGGGAGTAGTGGGGGCTCTGCCACAGGGCTCCTCGTGACTGCTTCCTGGGAGGCTGGAGGCCTCTTGCCCAAGGCGACTGGAGGAGGGATTTCATCTTCATTGATCTTCCTGCCTTTCCTCAGAGCAGCCAGCTGAGACTCCAGAGTCTGAGGGAGAGGAACTAGTCCAGAAACCCAGCCAGCCATCTCAGCCTGGATCCTGTTCCAAGACAGGCCAGGGATCCATCGCCTCCACAGGGCTGGTGGGAAAGCCTTCGTTCCATTGGCCCAACCTTTTTCAGCTGCCTCACCCACTGCCCTCAGCCCCACAGCCCAGCCCTGCTCCTCGGCGGGGCTCACCCACCTTCAAGCCACGCTCACAGCGCCTCGCCTTGGCTGCTTCCCCTGCCTCCTTGGCACTGGCCACTGCTGCCCGATAGTTGTGGATCCGCTCCTCCAGCAGGGCCTGCAGCTCCTCAGGCCTTTCAGCCTGCAGACACTTCACTCAGGGCTAGCTAGGCCCTTGCTGCTCCCTCCCTGCCAGGAAACTGCCCCAGAAGATGGAGCTCTGGGACTCAGGGAGAAGGCCTAAAAGCCTCAAGGTGGGAGGCCAAGACTCACTGACAAGGCCAGAGGCCATGTCAGAGACAAACACAGAGGCCCAGACAACTGGTGGAGACAGGAAATGGCTCAGGTGGgtggtctcagaaaacagagggGCCCTTGAGGCCAGCCAGCCACCAAGGagtttttcttgttgggtttcgGCTTGGGGCAGCTGCTGGAGGgggccctggggtggggggaTACTCTAGCCTGGATATGCAGGCTATGCTCCGTGCATGCTCCACATGTACAGTGAGGGGCACCAGAGGCACACGGGACCCCATGGACGGTGAGGGGCACCAGAGGCACACAGCACCCCATGGACGGTGAGGGGCACCAGAGGCACACAGCACCCCATGGACGGTGAGGGGCACCAGAGGCACACGGGACCCCATGGACGGTGAGGGGCACCAGAGGCACACGGGACCCCATGTACAGTGAGGGGCACCAGAGGCACACAGCACCCCATGGACAGTGAGGGGCACCAGAGGCACACAGGACCCTATGGACAGTGAGGGACATCAGAGGCACACAAAATCCTCCAGAGCCTACCTGAGCTGCTGGAGCTGGCGCTGTTAGGAGAGCTGTCTGCACTGGGGGGTCAACATTCTCCTGCCCCTTCTCCTCCTCAGGGCCACCCAGGCTGGCTGCCTCGTCACCATCCAGGGCCCtggcctccttctcctcctctgcaCCCAGCACCTCCCGCAGCTCAGTCTGGGGAGACAAGTCCCAGGACCTTGGGGGCCTCATGGCCACACCCACAACAGACTCTGAGACTAAAGGGCTCTCCCCCAGCAATACTTCCCAGCATCAGCCACTGCGCCTGAGAGTTGCCCTACCAAACGCCCCTTTAATCTGACCAAGGACAGCCTGGAAAACTGTGATGACTCCAAATCTGAGACTCCCCACTGCTGAGCTCAGACCAGCGGTCAAAGGAGACCAGTCTCACACCGTTCAGTTAGGAAAACTGTGGCCTGGGAAGGACAGGGCACTCACTCCAAGTCCGAGCACATAGAGGGACAAACCCCAGCCTTTTCTCCACACCCTTCTCCTCCACCAGGCCCGAGTCTGACCACAGGAACCCTTGGCTACCAGCATGGCAGCACGCACCAGCAGGTCTGCATCCTCCTCcagcccttcctcctcctcctcctcctccacatCCCGCATACAGTCAGCCGCCAACTTCTCGATTTGGGCCATGGGCAGGGGGGCTGGGGGAAGAGGGTCACAGCAGGTCAGGGCAACACAGGAAAGGTCCAGGATGAGTAAAGGAGGGTCTTCAATCCACTGGGCTGGGTACACATACCCAGAAGAAATCCCCTTTCACTCCCACAACCCAAGTCCTGCCTGGAAAACTCTGGCTCATTCATTACGACCCAGCTCAAAAGACCCCCACCAGGGAAACCTTCCTGCTCTGTTCCCCTCTTTGCATTTTTGCCTGTAGTATTATTCATAGACATACCCATCCATTCACCCCAACCACACCTCTCACATCTGTAAAGACCTTAAAATTCATTTGAACTTCACAACAATTCTGCAAGATaggtactattatccccatttcgtATATGAGTAAACTGAAAACTACTAACGTTAATTTTATTAACATCACAATTTGTGTAAGGGGTAGAGCCAGGATCCAAACCCATGCTCGTCTAACACCAAACCAGGGTTGGACTGAGAGAGAGGGGAGGGCCCAGTAGTTCTCCCAGACCAGAGAGCCCTTTCCAGGTCCTCCCATTATCCTCAGCTCAGAGCCACAGGAGATGGGGGTGGTTCTCTCTGGGGGGTTCCTGGGAGAAGTGAGGAAGATCTAGGCCCCCTGATGCTTCCACTTGCCCATTCATTCAACAGTTTTTGTGCACTCACTATGTACCCAATTCAGTCCTTGCTGAGAGCCCTCAATAGCAGGCCCAGGTTAGGACAAGCAGGGAGTCATCAGTTAGTCTCTCCAAGAGTCAGATATGTCCCcagtcggggggggggggggcagcgcAGGGAGGGAGTGTGCAAGCAGGGCCAGATGCCCTCGGGGTGGGAGTGCTGCAGGGGGGCCACGGGCATCAGAAGGACCAGGTGACCTGGCTGGTTCCTCCACCGAGCCCGGCCCAGTGGCACAAACTCACCCTGCCCCTTGGGCACTGGCTTCCTGCCTGGGGTCCCTGCCTCTCCGGTGAGGGCCAGCAGCTCGGCCTCTAGGTCCCCATCATCTTCGGCCTCTTCTGTTCCCAGTAGCATGTCCTCAGGGTTGAACTCCACAAAGAGGCCCAGCTGAGTGCAGACAGGGGTTCTTAGGAAGCACACAATGAGGCAGAGGCCGGGCCCAGCCCCAGGACCTGAGTCAGGGCTCCTGAGGCGGAAGGAGTCAGGCCTCTTTCACTGTCCGTGAGGCCCATGTGCAGAAAGGAAAACTGAGGTCTGAGATACTACCCCTCAGGACACTTATCTCCTGAGACCCCACAAAGAACCGGATAACTACTGTTATTACAACTAATAACAGTAGCAATGGCTGCCAGGCATTTACTCAGCATTCTACATGGTCATCTTAGTTAATTCTCAACACCTGCGAGCGGCAGGTCCTATTTTCACCTCCATGTACAGATGAAACTGAGACAGCCtggtaagtgacagagccagaattTAAAATAAGGCCTTTGTGACTTGAGTTCAAGCCCTTTACACTACCACTTCCCTTATCTGCCTCCTTTAAGACAATAAAAACAGACTCAGAAGGCCGAGGGCTTGGGCCCAGGAGAACTAAAGGGAGAAAATGAGAGGACAGACCAGCTCAGTCTCCCACATGGGCCATGTCTGTCCCTAGCCCCTGGCCACAGCCCTTAAGTCCTGGCATCCTTGCTGGCATGCAAAACTGTGGTCCTAAATGAAAAACCCATAAAGCACTGAGGCCCTATGAGAATGCCCTGGACTTCGGTGACTCCTGAGCCCTCCAAGTCACTCTTACGGAGATGGTCAGTGCAGGAGGAGGCCTGTGAGTTCAGGCCTCACCTCACACCTATGAGTGGTAGCAGTTACTCAGAAAGTCTCTTAATGGCTCTGCCAACTCCAGGAGACAGAACTCAAAGTATCCTGACTAATGGGAGAACCACCCTGGCGCCCCGGCTTGCCCAAGCTCTGTCTAGAAACCCCTCTCCCTCAAATGGCCCAAGGGTGAAGGAAGCTAGAGCCATACCTGCCTGGCAGCTGCCACACCCTGACCACTGGCCTGAGGACCCTTCCGAGGTCTTGGGCCTGGCATCTCTTTGCAGCTTAGATGCTTATCTGGTAGGAGTGGAAGACTGACTCAGACTGGAACAGCTTTCAAACCTGCCAACAGAGCTACTGTGGTAAGGTGTGACTGGTGAGCTCCCAACTCCAGAGAGAGGACAATGCTTAAAACCAGGGGATGGAATACTAATGTTGGAATTATAGCACCAAACGTGTATGAGGAGCTAGAGAGGGATGGGGACTGTCTGGTAATGGGTTTACATTGGGATGGGAGTGAACACATGATATGTTTCTGAACTAATTGAGGAACATGGATCAGACCTAAAGAAGTTGGGTGGGGAGCAGCTAGGAAGGCAGACTCAAGAGAAGTAACTGTAGGAACAGGATGGACAGAAGCCTGAGTAAGATTCCGCAACGGTCTAGAGCAGCACTGTCCAACATGGTAGCCACATGTGCTATTTAAGTTTAAATTTCAATTAATTATAATTACAGTTAAAAGATCTAGTTCCTCAGTCACCCTAGACATTTCCAGCACCCAAGAGTCAAGTATGGCTCCTGCACATACATTTTTATTATCACAGGAAGTCCTATTGGATAGCACTGCTCTAGAGAAACCTGACTCAGCAGTCTTACCCCCACAGAGATCTCACAACCATTCCTaggacctactatgtgtcagactcTGGGCTGGGAGTGCAGAAATGAGCCTGACATGTGCTCAGCCCTCAAGGAACACCTGTGCGATGGAGGCAGACTCAGGAACCACCACGCGGGGTTGTTCCAGGGCTATGGAAAAGGCTTCTTGGAGGGAGGATGTGATGCCTGTGTTGAGTCATGAAGAAGCTGGGGGGCGAGGAAGGGATATAGGATTCCAAGCAGAGAGAACAACTTGATAAAGGTTCTGAGGTGAGAGGGCTTGGCctgcacaaaagaaaaaaaaaggaagacaaacttGGTGTTTCAAGGATAAAATAAGAAATGGTACAAGTGAAGCTGGAAACGTGAGCAGGAaggtaaaacaaacaagaacaatCTTTAAGCCGAAAGGAGTTTGGACAGCACTCTGAGAGCAATGGGGTGAAAAGTGACAAGATCAGACTGCCGATTCAGAAGCATCCCTCTAGCTGCACAAGGGAAGGTGCACAGGGCGGAGCGGGGATCACGAAGCCCGGGAACTGCCCCCGTATTGAGCATTCCGCAACAGTCCAGGCGACAGAGGCAAGCTGATGGAGCGCGGGGATGGCGGTGGGAACGGAGTAAAGTAGCTGATTCCAGAGTTAAAAGGTCAAATC
This DNA window, taken from Elephas maximus indicus isolate mEleMax1 chromosome 3, mEleMax1 primary haplotype, whole genome shotgun sequence, encodes the following:
- the CC2D1B gene encoding coiled-coil and C2 domain-containing protein 1B isoform X1, whose product is MPGPRPRKGPQASGQGVAAARQLGLFVEFNPEDMLLGTEEAEDDGDLEAELLALTGEAGTPGRKPVPKGQAPLPMAQIEKLAADCMRDVEEEEEEEGLEEDADLLTELREVLGAEEEKEARALDGDEAASLGGPEEEKGQENVDPPVQTALLTAPAPAAQAERPEELQALLEERIHNYRAAVASAKEAGEAAKARRCERGLKTLESQLAALRKGRKINEDEIPPPVALGKRPPASQEAVTRSPVAEPPLLPAVEPDISSQPETSPLESPGISAPLDSDPDPRALLLARQREYKVAALSAKRAGDLDRARELMRIGKRFGAVLEALERGQPVDLSAMPPAPEDVKPQASKAPTAPSVIPPAVERVQPVMAADAPATPAAPAEPQTVLDALQQRLNKYREAGIQARGSGDERKARMHERIAKQYQDAIRAHRAGRKVDFAELPVPPGFPPIPGLEPTAGTVEDAMAATLAAAQKLATSEDTAPAEEDEEDEVWLRAQDPGAGGGNRVNPDPVLDIIRTNEPSEDEPPAQAPVAKKPAQPLVPSSQPLPEPKASSSKESLSPSVREQLVLLEARKLQYQRAALQAKRGQDLEQAKAHLRVVKGLEAQILQARAGRPVSLSKVPSPLTDEEGDFILIHHEDLRLSQKAEEVYAQLQKMLLEQHEKCLLFSKQFMHQGNVAETTRFEKLAQDRKKQLEILQLAQAQGLDPPSHHFELKTFQTVRIFSDLNSTEMHLIIVRGMNLPAPPGVTPDDLDAFVRFEFHYPNSDQAQKNKTAVVKNTNSPEFDQLFKLNINRNHRGFRRVIQSKGIKFEIFHKGSFFRSDKLVGTAHLKLERLENECEIREIVEVLDGRKPTGGKLEVKVRLREPLSGQDMQIVTENWLVLERRGL
- the CC2D1B gene encoding coiled-coil and C2 domain-containing protein 1B isoform X3, translated to MPGPRPRKGPQASGQGVAAARQLGLFVEFNPEDMLLGTEEAEDDGDLEAELLALTGEAGTPGRKPVPKGQAPLPMAQIEKLAADCMRDVEEEEEEEGLEEDADLLTELREVLGAEEEKEARALDGDEAASLGGPEEEKGQENVDPPVQTALLTAPAPAAQAERPEELQALLEERIHNYRAAVASAKEAGEAAKARRCERGLKTLESQLAALRKGRKINEDEIPPPVALGKRPPASQEAVTRSPVAEPPLLPAVEPDISSQPETSPLESPGISAPLDSDPDPRALLLARQREYKVAALSAKRAGDLDRARELMRIGKRFGAVLEALERGQPVDLSAMPPAPEDVKPQASKAPTAPSVIPPAVERVQPVMAADAPATPAAPAEPQTVLDALQQRLNKYREAGIQARGSGDERKARMHERIAKQYQDAIRAHRAGRKVDFAELPVPPGFPPIPGLEPTAGTVEDAMAATLAAAQKLATSEDTAPAEEDEEDEDEPPAQAPVAKKPAQPLVPSSQPLPEPKASSSKESLSPSVREQLVLLEARKLQYQRAALQAKRGQDLEQAKAHLRVVKGLEAQILQARAGRPVSLSKVPSPLTDEEGDFILIHHEDLRLSQKAEEVYAQLQKMLLEQHEKCLLFSKQFMHQGNVAETTRFEKLAQDRKKQLEILQLAQAQGLDPPSHHFELKTFQTVRIFSDLNSTEMHLIIVRGMNLPAPPGVTPDDLDAFVRFEFHYPNSDQAQKNKTAVVKNTNSPEFDQLFKLNINRNHRGFRRVIQSKGIKFEIFHKGSFFRSDKLVGTAHLKLERLENECEIREIVEVLDGRKPTGGKLEVKVRLREPLSGQDMQIVTENWLVLERRGL
- the CC2D1B gene encoding coiled-coil and C2 domain-containing protein 1B isoform X2 yields the protein MPGPRPRKGPQASGQGVAAARQLGLFVEFNPEDMLLGTEEAEDDGDLEAELLALTGEAGTPGRKPVPKGQAPLPMAQIEKLAADCMRDVEEEEEEEGLEEDADLLTELREVLGAEEEKEARALDGDEAASLGGPEEEKGQENVDPPVQTALLTAPAPAAQAERPEELQALLEERIHNYRAAVASAKEAGEAAKARRCERGLKTLESQLAALRKGRKINEDEIPPPVALGKRPPASQEAVTRSPVAEPPLLPAVEPDISSQPETSPLESPGISAPLDSDPDPRALLLARQREYKVAALSAKRAGDLDRARELMRIGKRFGAVLEALERGQPVDLSAMPPAPEDVKPQASKAPTAPSVIPPAVERVQPVMAADAPATPAAPAEPQTVLDALQQRLNKYREAGIQARGSGDERKARMHERIAKQYQDAIRAHRAGRKVDFAELPVPPGFPPIPGLEPTAGTVEDAMAATLAAAQKLATSEDTAPAEEDEEDEVWLRAQDPGAGGGNRDEPPAQAPVAKKPAQPLVPSSQPLPEPKASSSKESLSPSVREQLVLLEARKLQYQRAALQAKRGQDLEQAKAHLRVVKGLEAQILQARAGRPVSLSKVPSPLTDEEGDFILIHHEDLRLSQKAEEVYAQLQKMLLEQHEKCLLFSKQFMHQGNVAETTRFEKLAQDRKKQLEILQLAQAQGLDPPSHHFELKTFQTVRIFSDLNSTEMHLIIVRGMNLPAPPGVTPDDLDAFVRFEFHYPNSDQAQKNKTAVVKNTNSPEFDQLFKLNINRNHRGFRRVIQSKGIKFEIFHKGSFFRSDKLVGTAHLKLERLENECEIREIVEVLDGRKPTGGKLEVKVRLREPLSGQDMQIVTENWLVLERRGL
- the CC2D1B gene encoding coiled-coil and C2 domain-containing protein 1B isoform X4, which produces MLLGTEEAEDDGDLEAELLALTGEAGTPGRKPVPKGQAPLPMAQIEKLAADCMRDVEEEEEEEGLEEDADLLTELREVLGAEEEKEARALDGDEAASLGGPEEEKGQENVDPPVQTALLTAPAPAAQAERPEELQALLEERIHNYRAAVASAKEAGEAAKARRCERGLKTLESQLAALRKGRKINEDEIPPPVALGKRPPASQEAVTRSPVAEPPLLPAVEPDISSQPETSPLESPGISAPLDSDPDPRALLLARQREYKVAALSAKRAGDLDRARELMRIGKRFGAVLEALERGQPVDLSAMPPAPEDVKPQASKAPTAPSVIPPAVERVQPVMAADAPATPAAPAEPQTVLDALQQRLNKYREAGIQARGSGDERKARMHERIAKQYQDAIRAHRAGRKVDFAELPVPPGFPPIPGLEPTAGTVEDAMAATLAAAQKLATSEDTAPAEEDEEDEVWLRAQDPGAGGGNRVNPDPVLDIIRTNEPSEDEPPAQAPVAKKPAQPLVPSSQPLPEPKASSSKESLSPSVREQLVLLEARKLQYQRAALQAKRGQDLEQAKAHLRVVKGLEAQILQARAGRPVSLSKVPSPLTDEEGDFILIHHEDLRLSQKAEEVYAQLQKMLLEQHEKCLLFSKQFMHQGNVAETTRFEKLAQDRKKQLEILQLAQAQGLDPPSHHFELKTFQTVRIFSDLNSTEMHLIIVRGMNLPAPPGVTPDDLDAFVRFEFHYPNSDQAQKNKTAVVKNTNSPEFDQLFKLNINRNHRGFRRVIQSKGIKFEIFHKGSFFRSDKLVGTAHLKLERLENECEIREIVEVLDGRKPTGGKLEVKVRLREPLSGQDMQIVTENWLVLERRGL